From Bifidobacterium sp. ESL0790, one genomic window encodes:
- a CDS encoding YhgE/Pip domain-containing protein, with translation MHTVMAIVRRDIKRLLRVPEAWVVLFGLVFIPPLYAWFNIAGFWNPYGNTQGIQVTVVNNDRGANAKPVGKLNMGDQIVKQLKGNKQMGWNFADENEAMRRVESGESYAAIVIPKNFSARTAGVLQGESKRPTLEYYVNEKANALASRITDTGASTVDSQVNETFVATVSKVISGVVNKTGENIDAKTNAATADTIRDLRKTQKSVADIRADINELTTALNDVPNKTKIARGTLQQTQLSGARTAKQLGDTSTAITQTQAALGDFAGSMGGTLDQSSSLLSQASSQANLTINSIAAGLTKANGDVGSALTTAKQINHDTSRLIDQIDASGAPGSAAAATNLREQNQRLSDSIDSLSDLNSSPNLGATVSSTVSAANGIDKATQTALANSADARKSLASNALPQLNNGLTGLSTFAATSSANLTSQQSLVNQSSVVLTQLDQACATASTALSGTDKGLANLQNHLSTIITDILALSSSSALGSESGALGKAIGGSGKLDATKIADFMLSPTVLDTKVVYPVKTYGSGMAPLFTNLTLWVGAFMLVVLMKLDVDDDDLEDVKGVKIQPTPSQRYWGRWTLFALIASIQAIVTVLGELAIGVQCHNVPVFIITAMLASVVYVSITYSLSTSFMHVGKALCVGLVIIQIPGSSGMYPIEMMPKFFRALYPYFPFTYSINALRETIAGFYHADWFVNMGKLMIFAVLFFILGLVVQPHMGALRQLVDRELAASDIFVNEPSIHKPRQYRVTQVLSLLADKTEYRMAIERRAHKFALLYPKIMRSTLVFGIAVPLVMGVILSLTNGTRVIALAAWLSWFLITIIFLVAVEAIRDSLARQVRLGNLDDEAVRTLLYEDHRPLRGIWKRTSDGTSGHNSAANAASASTRTLGLARLAKVTGASAHSDTAGHGVANGTTTTVEPVTPATVAGSGLDGYGEAESSESAADAVETADTMALDNGIAESTNPDGAKHETKPQTKHETESETQREQGGEAR, from the coding sequence ATGCACACCGTGATGGCCATCGTGCGGCGCGATATCAAGCGCTTGCTTCGCGTGCCCGAGGCATGGGTGGTGCTTTTCGGCCTCGTCTTCATCCCGCCGCTATACGCCTGGTTCAACATCGCGGGCTTCTGGAACCCCTACGGCAACACACAGGGTATCCAGGTCACCGTGGTCAACAACGACCGCGGCGCGAATGCGAAACCCGTCGGCAAGCTCAATATGGGCGACCAGATCGTCAAGCAGCTCAAAGGCAACAAGCAGATGGGCTGGAATTTCGCCGACGAAAACGAGGCGATGAGGCGGGTGGAATCGGGCGAGAGCTACGCGGCGATCGTCATTCCCAAGAATTTCAGCGCGCGCACGGCCGGGGTGCTGCAGGGCGAAAGCAAACGGCCGACACTCGAATATTACGTCAATGAGAAGGCGAACGCGCTGGCCAGCCGCATCACCGACACCGGCGCCTCGACGGTCGACAGCCAGGTCAACGAGACCTTCGTGGCCACGGTGAGCAAGGTGATCTCGGGCGTGGTCAACAAGACCGGCGAGAACATCGACGCCAAAACCAACGCGGCCACCGCCGACACCATACGCGATCTGAGGAAGACGCAGAAATCGGTGGCCGACATCCGCGCCGACATCAACGAGCTGACCACGGCGCTCAACGACGTGCCCAACAAGACGAAGATCGCACGCGGCACCTTGCAACAGACCCAGCTGAGCGGGGCCAGAACGGCCAAACAGCTGGGCGACACCTCCACCGCGATCACGCAGACCCAGGCGGCCCTGGGCGATTTCGCCGGTTCGATGGGCGGCACGCTCGACCAAAGCTCGAGCCTGCTCTCCCAAGCCAGCTCGCAGGCCAACCTCACCATCAACTCCATCGCCGCGGGCCTGACGAAAGCCAACGGCGACGTGGGTTCGGCGCTCACCACGGCCAAGCAGATCAACCACGACACCAGCCGGCTCATCGACCAAATCGACGCCTCGGGCGCGCCGGGAAGCGCCGCCGCGGCCACGAACCTGCGCGAGCAGAACCAGCGCCTCTCCGACTCGATCGACTCCCTCAGCGACCTCAACTCCAGCCCGAACCTCGGCGCGACCGTCTCCAGCACGGTCTCGGCGGCCAACGGCATCGACAAGGCGACCCAGACCGCGCTCGCCAACTCCGCCGACGCCCGGAAATCACTGGCCTCGAACGCCCTGCCCCAGCTCAACAACGGGCTGACCGGCCTCTCCACCTTCGCGGCGACATCCAGCGCCAACCTCACCTCGCAGCAGTCGCTGGTCAACCAATCCTCCGTGGTGCTCACCCAGCTCGATCAGGCCTGCGCCACCGCCTCCACGGCCCTGAGCGGCACCGACAAGGGCCTGGCCAACCTGCAAAACCACTTGAGCACCATCATCACCGACATTTTGGCGCTTTCCAGCTCGTCCGCGCTGGGCAGCGAATCCGGCGCGCTGGGCAAGGCCATCGGCGGCAGCGGCAAGCTCGACGCGACGAAAATCGCGGATTTCATGCTCTCCCCCACCGTCCTCGACACCAAGGTGGTCTACCCGGTCAAGACCTACGGCTCCGGCATGGCGCCGCTGTTCACCAACCTGACGCTGTGGGTCGGCGCGTTCATGCTCGTGGTGCTGATGAAACTCGACGTGGACGACGATGACCTTGAGGATGTCAAAGGCGTGAAAATCCAGCCGACGCCAAGCCAGCGCTATTGGGGCCGCTGGACCCTCTTCGCGCTCATCGCCTCGATTCAGGCGATCGTCACCGTGCTGGGCGAGCTCGCGATCGGCGTGCAATGCCACAACGTGCCCGTCTTCATCATCACGGCCATGCTCGCCTCGGTGGTCTACGTGAGCATCACCTACTCGCTTTCCACCTCGTTCATGCACGTCGGCAAGGCGCTGTGCGTGGGGCTGGTGATCATCCAGATTCCAGGATCGTCGGGTATGTACCCCATCGAGATGATGCCGAAATTCTTCCGCGCGCTCTACCCCTACTTCCCGTTCACCTATTCCATCAACGCGCTGCGCGAGACCATCGCAGGCTTCTATCACGCCGATTGGTTTGTGAATATGGGCAAGTTGATGATCTTCGCGGTGCTCTTCTTCATCCTCGGCCTCGTGGTGCAGCCGCATATGGGCGCGCTGCGACAGCTGGTGGACCGGGAGCTGGCGGCCAGCGACATCTTCGTCAACGAGCCGTCAATACACAAACCACGCCAATACCGCGTCACGCAGGTGCTGAGCCTGCTCGCCGACAAGACGGAATACCGCATGGCAATCGAACGGCGAGCCCACAAGTTCGCGCTGCTCTACCCGAAGATCATGCGTAGCACGCTGGTATTCGGCATCGCGGTGCCGCTGGTGATGGGGGTCATCCTCTCGCTGACCAACGGCACGCGCGTGATAGCGCTGGCGGCATGGCTCAGCTGGTTCCTCATCACCATCATCTTCCTCGTCGCGGTGGAGGCGATACGCGACAGCCTCGCGCGGCAGGTGCGGCTTGGCAACCTGGACGACGAAGCCGTGCGCACGTTGCTATACGAAGATCATCGGCCATTGAGGGGCATATGGAAGCGGACCTCTGACGGAACCAGCGGCCACAATTCGGCTGCGAACGCCGCCAGCGCTTCGACGAGAACGTTGGGATTGGCCCGGCTAGCGAAAGTCACAGGAGCCTCGGCGCACAGCGACACGGCCGGACACGGCGTCGCCAACGGGACCACGACGACGGTTGAGCCGGTGACACCAGCCACGGTTGCGGGCAGTGGTCTGGATGGATATGGCGAAGCCGAATCGAGCGAGTCGGCGGCGGATGCGGTCGAGACCGCAGACACGATGGCCTTGGATAATGGCATAGCTGAATCAACCAACCCAGACGGCGCGAAACACGAAACCAAGCCACAAACGAAACACGAGACGGAATCCGAAACGCAACGCGAGCAGGGAGGTGAGGCGCGATGA
- a CDS encoding YhgE/Pip domain-containing protein, whose amino-acid sequence MSTIWKLFTGDVRRITSNIISIIILIGLVVIPALFTWFNVTASWDPFGNTKNLKFAVASVDEGYSSDLMPVKMKLGDQVISQLRANSQLDWTFTTEDQAIEGTKAGKYYAAVIIPKHFSRDMMTFFSKDAKHATLTYYTNEKKNAVASKVTGQGADEISKEVNETFAKTITTTALGVASGLSKQLDSSDAKQRIGTFNGNVADLAAQLDDASTNVGVYSGLLDSSQTLLASSNKLLESTSGDASKSVQQLKQASKSVSDVSAALDTAMATLSQALKASSAGNGAIATDIDNAFTSAGRSSADVSKTMRKQAGLINDQATQYQSIRDSLAAAGGSSPGMTDILNTLDALIAQQKQLRDSLNSAADSLDSQTNTAEAQREQIVSLANQAKASIDGLNGSLDQTLKPHIAQISSSLSGVSSSLNTSNSALDGSVSALGSSAGKISGKLGNAKQTLDGTADSLSRASKRLTAFNHDLSEALNTNDMAKVRKLLSDDSSQLAGALAAPVQLHRNAVFPVENFGTSLTPFYTFIPLWVGSLLMALVIKTDVSRETRRRLGEAKAGWRWTHKRRNDGDGNASAEATSETTELKPIGDAGEPSGDITTDSAYATDASDLVDTVDIPSTISSTAGGSPVSAASAASAASTSAGEKTESIPIDQAGRRFEEPKPNELFLGRFGVFALISLLQSTFSCLGTLLFLRVHVVHPLLFMLSGWVSGLVYAFVIYTLVACFGTIGKALTVIVLVMQISGSSGTYPLQVLPGFIRMVNPLLPATHSIQAMRAAIAGIYQGDFWIQMGIVLVYALVMLVIGLIMPKPSKFNKWFTAQLARTKLI is encoded by the coding sequence ATGAGCACCATCTGGAAACTCTTCACCGGCGACGTGCGCCGCATCACCAGCAACATCATCTCGATCATCATCCTCATCGGCCTGGTCGTCATCCCGGCGCTCTTCACGTGGTTCAACGTGACCGCGAGCTGGGACCCGTTCGGCAACACGAAGAACCTCAAATTCGCCGTGGCGAGCGTGGACGAGGGCTATTCCAGCGACCTCATGCCCGTCAAGATGAAGCTCGGCGACCAGGTGATCAGCCAGCTGCGCGCCAACAGCCAGCTCGACTGGACCTTCACCACCGAAGACCAGGCCATCGAAGGTACCAAGGCGGGCAAATACTACGCGGCCGTCATCATCCCGAAGCATTTCAGTCGCGACATGATGACGTTCTTCTCCAAGGACGCCAAGCACGCGACGCTCACCTACTACACCAACGAGAAGAAGAACGCGGTGGCCTCGAAGGTGACCGGACAGGGCGCCGACGAGATCAGCAAGGAGGTCAACGAGACCTTCGCCAAGACCATCACCACCACCGCGCTAGGCGTGGCCTCCGGGCTCTCCAAGCAACTTGACTCGTCGGACGCGAAGCAACGCATCGGCACCTTCAATGGCAATGTGGCGGACCTCGCGGCACAACTGGACGATGCCTCCACCAACGTCGGGGTCTACAGCGGGCTGCTTGATTCCTCGCAAACCCTGCTGGCAAGCTCCAACAAGCTGCTTGAGAGTACATCAGGTGACGCATCCAAGTCGGTGCAACAGCTCAAACAAGCGAGCAAAAGCGTAAGTGACGTCTCGGCGGCGCTCGACACCGCCATGGCCACGCTCTCGCAGGCGCTCAAGGCCAGCAGCGCGGGCAACGGGGCCATCGCCACCGACATCGACAACGCGTTCACCAGCGCAGGACGCTCCTCGGCCGACGTCTCGAAGACCATGCGCAAACAGGCCGGGCTCATCAACGACCAGGCGACGCAGTACCAGAGCATCCGCGATTCGTTGGCCGCGGCGGGAGGCTCCTCCCCTGGCATGACCGACATCCTCAACACGCTCGACGCCCTCATCGCCCAACAGAAGCAGCTGCGGGACTCGCTCAACAGCGCCGCCGACTCACTCGACAGCCAGACCAACACAGCCGAGGCCCAGCGCGAGCAGATCGTCAGCCTCGCCAACCAGGCCAAGGCCTCCATCGACGGGCTCAACGGCAGCCTCGACCAGACGCTGAAACCGCATATCGCGCAGATTTCCTCGTCGCTTTCGGGTGTCTCAAGCTCGCTCAACACCTCGAATTCCGCCCTCGACGGCAGCGTCTCGGCACTCGGGAGCAGCGCCGGCAAGATCAGCGGCAAACTCGGCAACGCCAAGCAGACCCTCGATGGCACCGCAGACTCGCTCTCGCGCGCGAGCAAGCGGCTGACCGCCTTCAACCACGATCTCTCCGAGGCGCTCAACACCAACGACATGGCCAAGGTGCGCAAGCTGCTTTCCGATGACTCCAGCCAACTCGCGGGGGCACTGGCGGCGCCGGTTCAGCTGCACCGCAACGCCGTGTTCCCGGTGGAGAATTTCGGCACCTCGCTCACGCCTTTCTATACGTTCATCCCGCTGTGGGTGGGCTCGCTGCTGATGGCGCTGGTCATCAAAACCGATGTTTCACGTGAAACACGGCGCAGGCTCGGCGAGGCGAAGGCCGGGTGGCGCTGGACTCACAAGCGGCGTAACGACGGCGACGGCAACGCAAGTGCTGAGGCGACGTCAGAGACCACCGAACTCAAACCAATAGGAGATGCCGGCGAACCGTCAGGCGATATCACTACTGACAGCGCCTACGCAACGGACGCCTCGGATCTTGTGGACACCGTGGATATCCCTTCAACGATTTCCTCGACGGCCGGGGGCTCCCCGGTTTCCGCAGCCTCCGCGGCCTCCGCAGCCTCAACCTCCGCGGGTGAAAAGACCGAAAGCATCCCCATCGATCAGGCGGGGCGCAGGTTCGAGGAGCCCAAGCCCAACGAGCTCTTCCTCGGCCGATTCGGCGTTTTCGCGCTCATCTCGCTGTTGCAGAGCACGTTCTCCTGCCTGGGCACCCTGCTCTTCCTGCGCGTCCACGTGGTGCACCCGCTGCTCTTCATGCTCTCGGGCTGGGTCTCCGGGCTGGTCTACGCCTTCGTCATCTACACGCTGGTCGCCTGTTTCGGCACCATCGGCAAGGCGCTCACGGTCATCGTGCTGGTCATGCAGATCTCGGGTTCCTCGGGCACCTATCCGCTGCAGGTGCTGCCAGGCTTCATCCGCATGGTCAACCCGCTGCTGCCCGCCACCCACTCGATCCAGGCGATGCGCGCGGCCATCGCGGGCATCTACCAAGGCGACTTCTGGATCCAGATGGGCATCGTGCTCGTCTACGCCCTGGTGATGCTCGTCATCGGCCTCATCATGCCAAAACCCTCGAAATTCAACAAGTGGTTCACCGCCCAGCTCGCCCGCACCAAGCTCATCTGA
- a CDS encoding ABC transporter ATP-binding protein, with translation MLLELDHISKIYGDLHAVDDLSLTVPAGQWLAVVGSSGSGKTTLMNIIGCMDSPSKGSVTLEGRELNDLNATQLADVRKNVIGLVFQKFYLVPHLTAVENVMVAQYYHSVVDEKEALEALDHVGLKDRAKHLPSELSGGEQQRVCIARALINHPKLILADEPTGNLDEKNEKIVLDLFRELHEQGTTIIVVTHDALVASCAQREIMLNHGVLVGEQWNDDKAREAYEAMGGKPASTGAQVEGAQTGDTPISFANPTKAAKVGK, from the coding sequence ATGCTGCTCGAACTTGATCATATTTCGAAGATCTACGGTGACCTGCACGCCGTGGACGACCTCAGCCTCACCGTTCCGGCGGGGCAGTGGCTCGCGGTCGTCGGCTCGTCCGGCTCCGGCAAGACCACACTGATGAACATCATCGGCTGCATGGATTCGCCATCCAAGGGTTCGGTGACGCTCGAGGGCCGTGAGCTCAACGATCTGAACGCCACCCAGCTGGCCGATGTGCGCAAGAACGTCATCGGTCTGGTGTTCCAGAAGTTTTACCTCGTGCCGCATCTGACGGCCGTCGAAAACGTGATGGTGGCGCAGTACTACCATTCCGTGGTTGACGAGAAAGAGGCGCTCGAAGCCCTCGACCACGTGGGTTTGAAGGACCGCGCGAAGCATCTGCCGAGCGAGCTTTCCGGCGGCGAGCAGCAGCGCGTCTGCATCGCCCGCGCGCTCATCAACCACCCCAAGCTGATTCTGGCCGACGAGCCCACCGGCAACCTGGACGAGAAGAACGAGAAGATTGTGCTCGACCTTTTCCGCGAGCTGCACGAGCAGGGCACGACCATCATCGTGGTGACGCATGATGCGTTGGTCGCCTCGTGCGCGCAGCGTGAGATCATGCTGAACCACGGCGTGCTGGTTGGCGAGCAATGGAACGACGACAAGGCCCGGGAAGCCTACGAAGCGATGGGCGGCAAACCCGCCTCCACCGGCGCCCAGGTCGAAGGCGCGCAAACCGGCGACACCCCCATCTCCTTCGCCAACCCCACCAAGGCCGCAAAGGTCGGTAAATAA
- a CDS encoding FtsX-like permease family protein codes for MFLLRMVFRSFSRQLKRRLLIAVTVCLSATICVAMLGVVFDVGDKLNAELSTYGSNIVVRPKADAVVSDLYNTADAGNGADTSDPTSFLKESDVPNIKTTFWAFNITDFAPQLNVSATIDGRSVPVTGTWFDKKVPLATGQSVTAGVKGMRSWWKVDGAWAKDGSGASGTGKVSAAADGANAAGKSGGNNSDEQAQSSDKSAGTMDMNMDMSASGDTAGKSADMGAMPSMTAGNSQGAQSSQSSPAKSPVVQGMMGKDLANATHTKVGQAVTLSKATADGQHRTQRVRIVGIYDSGDNDANGLYIPSWSAQRLSDLPDSIDKIEVKALTTPENDLARKAEKDPAALSQEEWETWYCTAYPSSIAYQIEEVMPDAVAKQVRQVAALQGDVLRKTQAVMILMTALSLIAAAIAVANLMAASIGERGSELALLKAIGATDGAVSRLMLTETAVISLIGGLVGAGLGSLLAQVIGHVVFGSGVVMRPMVFVLVFVLLAVTILIASFSSIRSILHLRPAEVLHGR; via the coding sequence ATGTTCCTGTTACGAATGGTGTTCCGCTCGTTCTCGCGGCAGCTCAAGCGGCGGCTGCTCATCGCGGTGACCGTGTGCCTGTCGGCCACGATCTGCGTGGCGATGCTCGGCGTCGTCTTCGACGTGGGTGACAAGCTCAACGCCGAGCTCTCGACGTACGGTTCCAACATCGTGGTGCGGCCCAAGGCCGACGCGGTGGTCTCCGACCTTTACAACACCGCCGACGCGGGCAATGGCGCGGACACGAGTGACCCGACCTCGTTCCTCAAGGAATCGGATGTGCCCAATATCAAGACCACGTTCTGGGCGTTCAACATCACCGATTTCGCGCCGCAGCTCAATGTCAGCGCCACGATCGACGGGCGCAGCGTGCCGGTGACGGGCACGTGGTTCGACAAAAAAGTGCCGCTTGCCACCGGGCAGAGCGTGACCGCCGGAGTCAAGGGCATGCGTTCGTGGTGGAAGGTCGACGGCGCGTGGGCCAAGGACGGTTCCGGGGCTTCGGGCACCGGCAAGGTTTCGGCCGCTGCTGATGGCGCTAATGCTGCCGGCAAGTCCGGTGGAAATAATAGCGACGAGCAGGCTCAGTCGTCAGATAAATCGGCTGGAACCATGGATATGAACATGGACATGAGCGCCAGCGGCGATACTGCGGGTAAATCGGCTGATATGGGCGCGATGCCTAGTATGACCGCCGGCAATTCCCAAGGCGCTCAAAGTTCCCAAAGCTCGCCCGCTAAGAGCCCCGTGGTGCAAGGCATGATGGGCAAGGATCTGGCGAACGCGACCCACACCAAGGTCGGCCAGGCCGTCACGCTTTCCAAGGCCACGGCCGATGGCCAGCACCGCACCCAGCGCGTGCGCATCGTCGGCATCTACGACTCCGGCGACAATGACGCCAACGGCCTCTACATCCCCTCGTGGTCGGCACAACGACTTTCCGACCTGCCGGATTCCATCGACAAGATCGAGGTCAAGGCGCTCACCACGCCCGAGAACGACCTGGCGCGCAAGGCCGAGAAGGACCCCGCCGCGCTGAGCCAGGAGGAGTGGGAGACTTGGTATTGCACCGCTTATCCCTCGTCGATCGCCTACCAGATCGAGGAGGTGATGCCCGACGCGGTCGCCAAGCAGGTGCGGCAGGTGGCGGCGCTGCAGGGTGACGTGCTGCGCAAGACGCAGGCCGTGATGATTCTGATGACCGCGCTGAGCCTCATCGCCGCCGCCATCGCCGTGGCCAATCTCATGGCCGCCTCGATTGGTGAGCGCGGGTCGGAACTGGCGCTGCTCAAGGCCATCGGGGCCACGGACGGCGCGGTCTCGCGGTTGATGCTCACCGAGACGGCGGTCATCTCGCTGATTGGCGGGCTCGTCGGCGCGGGGCTTGGCTCGCTGCTCGCGCAGGTCATCGGGCATGTGGTCTTCGGCTCGGGCGTGGTGATGCGGCCGATGGTGTTCGTGCTGGTGTTCGTGCTGCTGGCCGTGACCATACTGATCGCCTCGTTCTCCTCGATTCGCTCGATCCTGCACCTGCGTCCGGCGGAGGTGCTCCATGGTCGCTGA
- a CDS encoding Fe-S-containing protein, with product MLEEFVGALPGMLAPALLVMTLSVLLGVGEGRDMPVSRRWRLYGLLVGIGAALVFTVLRVLVIVDRRSGVNLPVLIGCVACDVLLLVVMACSKQLVRDWHEHPVRLHVANAIAAVGIALTTFFASQDVFMRLTSFVETGESAFTSKMLLRALGFALGIGTAVIVAAIFRTMRTTAVRTSFLAASMLMLLVLLVRHVTQLCSLLMSMMFVEFDGTAFNLLILAANNDMKLVIASVLVFIIPVVASIVAGFRKPLAGPNDAVVREHKAFRRRAKAAGVWSLIAMIVVTIALTAGVAKVHEQPTLSPPEGYSQHNGIATIAFNKVDDGHLHRFQYKAKDGTVMRFIIIKKNGGSFGVGLDACMTCGDAGYYEKDGKIICKRCEVEMNVATIGFKGGCNPIPFPYEASHGKITIHTSDLDALSSHFKE from the coding sequence ATGCTCGAGGAATTTGTGGGGGCGCTGCCGGGGATGTTGGCGCCGGCGCTGCTCGTGATGACGCTGAGCGTGCTGCTTGGCGTTGGCGAGGGGCGCGATATGCCGGTGAGCCGGCGGTGGCGGCTGTATGGGCTGCTCGTCGGCATCGGCGCGGCGCTCGTGTTCACCGTGCTGCGCGTGCTGGTCATCGTCGACCGCCGCTCTGGGGTCAATCTGCCGGTGCTTATCGGCTGCGTGGCGTGTGATGTGCTGCTGCTCGTGGTGATGGCATGCTCCAAACAACTGGTGCGTGACTGGCATGAGCATCCGGTTCGCCTGCATGTCGCCAACGCGATTGCGGCGGTGGGCATCGCGCTCACCACGTTCTTCGCCTCGCAGGACGTCTTCATGCGCCTGACGAGTTTTGTGGAGACCGGCGAATCCGCGTTCACCTCCAAGATGCTGCTGCGCGCGCTCGGCTTCGCGCTGGGCATCGGCACGGCGGTCATCGTCGCGGCCATCTTCCGAACCATGCGCACCACCGCGGTGCGTACCAGCTTCCTCGCCGCCTCGATGCTGATGCTGCTTGTGTTGCTGGTCCGCCACGTGACGCAGCTCTGCTCGCTCTTGATGTCCATGATGTTTGTCGAATTCGACGGCACCGCGTTCAACCTGCTGATTCTCGCGGCGAACAACGATATGAAGCTGGTCATCGCCTCGGTGCTGGTCTTCATCATCCCTGTCGTCGCCTCGATTGTGGCCGGATTCCGCAAGCCGCTCGCCGGGCCGAACGACGCCGTGGTCCGCGAGCATAAGGCGTTCCGGCGTCGTGCGAAGGCGGCGGGCGTGTGGAGTCTCATCGCCATGATCGTGGTCACCATCGCGCTGACCGCGGGCGTCGCCAAGGTGCACGAGCAACCGACGCTTTCGCCGCCGGAAGGGTATTCGCAGCACAATGGCATCGCGACCATCGCCTTCAACAAGGTGGACGACGGCCATCTGCACCGCTTCCAATACAAGGCCAAGGACGGCACGGTGATGCGCTTCATCATCATCAAGAAGAACGGCGGTTCCTTCGGCGTGGGCCTCGACGCGTGCATGACCTGCGGCGACGCGGGCTACTACGAGAAGGACGGCAAGATCATCTGCAAGCGCTGCGAGGTGGAGATGAACGTGGCCACCATCGGCTTCAAGGGTGGCTGCAACCCGATACCGTTCCCCTACGAGGCCTCGCACGGCAAGATCACCATCCACACCTCCGACCTCGACGCGCTGTCGAGCCACTTCAAGGAATAA
- a CDS encoding iron transporter yields MKKNKLTGLLAMVVAGALAFSLAACGSSNSSSGDKGKSSSSSSQDSKKKANSNGAKFEEIPIGHDQQIFPLNIATVYFQPVDMYPQGMGLSAAESNLHLEADIHALKDNNLGYGTGDFIPKLTVKYEIQDKNDPNNKQDGTFMEMNADDGPHYGANIKLDKAGQYKLTYTIYSPETNGWTLHVDPDTGVKGRFWTKPIVATFDWNYVVHQW; encoded by the coding sequence ATGAAGAAAAACAAGCTGACCGGCCTGCTGGCCATGGTCGTCGCCGGCGCTTTGGCGTTCTCGCTTGCCGCCTGCGGATCGAGTAACTCCAGCAGCGGCGACAAGGGCAAGTCCAGCTCGTCGTCCTCGCAGGACTCGAAGAAGAAGGCGAACAGCAACGGCGCGAAGTTCGAGGAGATCCCGATCGGGCACGACCAGCAGATCTTCCCGCTCAACATCGCGACCGTCTACTTCCAGCCAGTCGACATGTATCCGCAGGGCATGGGACTTTCCGCGGCCGAATCGAACCTCCACCTCGAGGCCGATATCCATGCGCTCAAGGACAACAACCTCGGCTACGGCACCGGCGACTTCATCCCGAAGCTCACCGTGAAGTACGAGATCCAGGACAAGAACGACCCGAACAACAAGCAGGACGGCACGTTCATGGAGATGAACGCCGACGATGGCCCGCACTACGGCGCCAACATCAAGCTCGACAAGGCTGGGCAGTACAAGCTCACCTACACGATCTACAGCCCCGAGACCAACGGCTGGACGCTGCACGTGGACCCGGATACCGGCGTGAAGGGCCGTTTCTGGACCAAGCCGATCGTGGCCACGTTCGACTGGAATTACGTCGTGCATCAGTGGTGA